In Rutidosis leptorrhynchoides isolate AG116_Rl617_1_P2 chromosome 2, CSIRO_AGI_Rlap_v1, whole genome shotgun sequence, one genomic interval encodes:
- the LOC139890126 gene encoding choline/ethanolaminephosphotransferase 1-like — protein sequence MNLKNYEFEKYIWVLHRCPIQFNEYFLLKIFKLVGSVTQEVLTRLASGRGKGRKRVTGPIITLTGFMFLLASALLGYIYSPHLDSPPPRWVHFAHGLFLFLYQTFDAVDGKQARRTDSTSPLGELFDHGCDALACALEALAFASTVMCGRNTFWFYVISAVTFYVATWEHYFTNSLVLPVINGPTEGLMLTYMAHFFTSIVGAEWWAQDVGKSIPLFSSIPYVNGISTSNTALFFMLAFAVIPTVAFNVHTVYKVVQSRNESMLKALAMSVPFIMLLVGAWLWDLLSPINLFGNYPHIVIMGIGLQFGFLVGRMILARLCDEPKGLNTNMFMSLFYLLFAVANSLTGWLNDGSCVVDEKWVLLGFFVYAVALYLHFATSVIQEITTALGISCFRITRKEA from the exons ATGAATTTGAAAAACTATGAATTTGAAAAATATATATGGGTCCTGCataggtgtcctatacaatttaatgAGTATTTTCTACTAAAAATTTTCAAACTAGTGGGGTCCGTGACCCAAGAGGTTCTAACTAGATTAGCCAGTGGTCGGGGAAAGGGTCGAAAACGGGTTACAGGACCCATC ATCACACTTACTGGATTTATGTTCTTGCTAGCCTCTGCCTTGCTTGGTTAT ATATACTCACCTCATTTGGATTCGCCTCCACCAAGATGGGTTCATTTTGCTCATGGATTATTTCTCTTTTTATaccag ACATTTGACGCTGTTGACGGAAAGCAAGCAAGAAGAACCGATTCTACTTCCCCATTGGGAGAACTATTCGATCATG GATGTGATGCACTTGCGTGTGCG TTGGAAGCCTTAGCCTTCGCAAGCACCGTTATGTGCGGAAGAAATACATTTTGGTTTTACGTGATTTCAGCCGTTACATTTTATGTCGCGACATGGGAACA TTATTTCACCAATAGCTTAGTTCTTCCAGTAATAAATGGGCCCACAGAAGGTCTCATGCTGACATATATGGCACATTTCTTTACATCTATAGTCG GTGCTGAATGGTGGGCACAAGATGTTGGAAAGTCTATCCCACTCTTTAGTTCGATTCCATACGTAAATG GAATTTCTACAAGCAATACTGCTTTGTTTTTTATGTTAGCTTTTGCTGTTATACCAACTGTTGCTTTCAA TGTGCACACTGTTTATAAGGTTGTACAATCAAGAAATGAGAGCATGCTAAAAGCTTTGGCTATG AGTGTCCCCTTTATCATGCTATTGGTCGGAGCTTGGTTATG GGATCTTTTGTCTCCAATAAATCTATTTGGAAACTACCCACATATTGTAATTATGGGAATAGGACTACAATTTGGATTCCTAGTG GGAAGGATGATATTAGCTCGCTTGTGTGACGAACCCAAGGGATTAAACACTAACATGTTCATG TCCCTGTTTTATCTTCTTTTTGCCGTTGCTAATTCACTCACTGGCTGGTTAAATGATGG AAGTTGTGTGGTGGACGAGAAATGGGTTCTTCTCGGTTTCTTTGTATATGCAG TCGCGCTCTATCTACACTTTGCAACATCAGTCATTCAGGAAATAACAACAGCTCTTGGAATTTCGTGTTTTAG GATCACAAGAAAAGAAGCTTGA